A single window of Apodemus sylvaticus chromosome 4, mApoSyl1.1, whole genome shotgun sequence DNA harbors:
- the Mgst2 gene encoding microsomal glutathione S-transferase 2 has translation MAEISSLLAAVSLLSACQQGYFAFRVGRVRSKHKIAPPAVTGPLEFERIFRAQQNCLEFYTIFVVTLWTAGWYFHQDIAACLGLLYIYARHKYFWGYAEAAEKRLTGFLLSLGVLTVLTVLAVLGIGSRFLDEYLDFHVAKKLRKPF, from the exons atgGCCGAGATTTCAAGCCTGCTGGCTGCAGTCTCACTCCTCTCTGCCTGTCAGCAAG GTTATTTTGCTTTCAGGGTCGGACGAGTAAGATCAAAGCACAAGATAGCGCCTCCGGCGGTCACGGGCCCTCTGGAGTTTGAGAGGATATTTCGTGCACA GCAAAACTGTTTGGAGTTTTATACCATATTCGTCGTAACGCTGTGGACGGCTGGATGGTACTTCCATCAAG ATATTGCAGCCTGTCTGGGTCTCCTGTACATATATGCCCGTCACAAGTATTTCTGGGGCTACGCAGAAGCTGCTGAGAAAAG GCTCACTGGTTTCCTGCTAAGCCTGGGCGTTTTGACGGTGCTGACTGTCCTCGCTGTCCTGGGGATAGGAAGCAGATTCCTGGACGAGTACCTGGACTTTCATGTTGCCAAGAAACTGAGGAAGCCCTTTTAA